One segment of Tamlana crocina DNA contains the following:
- a CDS encoding carboxypeptidase-like regulatory domain-containing protein — protein sequence MKKTTHFLMYAVVLLFSTVLMAQSTVSGTIVEAGTNIPLPGANVIEKGTSNGVTTDFDGNFKLSTQASSGEVVISFIGYNTKTIAFSGDVALGNVVLESSQVGLEEVQIIASVAVDRKTPVAVSTIKAADISLKLSTQEFPEILKSTPGVYATRAGGGYGDGRVNLRGFSSENVAVMINGVPVNDMENGVVYWSNWAGLGDVTSTMQVQRGLGASKVAVPSVGGTINIITKSTDAEQGGNVFSSIGNDGYFKYGMTYSTGLSDKGFAATVSASQISGDGYVDGTEFSGYNYFISLAQQLNDAHRLTFTAFGAQQEHGQRFNRSTIAELQQTDSGPQKANKDWGIKNGEVYHQSFNFYHKPQISLNHLWNIDDSSVLSTALYASFGSGGGRRDEGSKIGSGEYRLGPTGLQPIDFDRIMEENRANGVEGSTDIISSSRNSHEWYGLLSTYKNTINDKLVISGGLDARYYIGSHWYEVDDLLGGQFFLDNESDTFAFGKPLTVGDRYNKDYDGIVLRSGLFGQAEYQINDSFNVFMAADISNTNYQQKEYMNSEIVGSRASDKVNFVGFGVKGGGNYNIDMNHNVFVNVGYFSKAPFLDSVFLDEDGIEANEEAVNEKVFSAEIGYGYRSEKLSANVNIYHTNWLDKADAGSVPAANNEVLFYNLLGIDALHQGVEVDFRYKATNKLTVTGMASLGNWKWKSDVTSIIRDQAGNELDVIEVYADGLKVGDAAQTTFALGADYKLAPKSNVYVDYNFAGDNYASYDVTNRGSADLPNVWKLPDFGLFDVGLRHTFDMGPFEATLNGKINNVFNTEYISDANDIDGTSTAAQVYYGAGRTYSVGLRVQF from the coding sequence ATGAAAAAAACTACGCATTTTTTAATGTACGCTGTAGTGTTATTGTTTTCTACAGTTTTAATGGCGCAAAGTACCGTGTCGGGTACCATTGTTGAAGCGGGAACCAATATCCCACTTCCTGGAGCCAATGTTATTGAGAAAGGGACTTCAAATGGTGTGACGACCGATTTTGATGGTAACTTTAAACTTTCAACGCAGGCTTCTTCAGGAGAGGTTGTTATCAGTTTTATTGGTTACAATACAAAAACCATCGCGTTTTCTGGAGATGTAGCTCTAGGAAACGTAGTGCTGGAATCTAGCCAAGTGGGCTTGGAAGAGGTTCAAATTATTGCTTCGGTAGCTGTTGACAGGAAAACACCTGTGGCGGTTTCAACAATAAAAGCGGCCGACATTTCATTAAAACTGAGTACTCAGGAATTCCCTGAAATTTTAAAATCTACGCCGGGTGTTTATGCTACCAGAGCCGGTGGTGGTTATGGTGATGGTAGAGTTAACTTAAGAGGTTTTAGCTCTGAAAACGTTGCTGTGATGATTAACGGTGTGCCTGTTAACGATATGGAAAATGGTGTGGTTTATTGGTCCAACTGGGCCGGGCTTGGTGACGTAACTTCAACCATGCAGGTTCAAAGAGGTCTTGGGGCTTCTAAAGTAGCTGTTCCATCAGTAGGGGGAACCATAAATATTATCACTAAAAGTACCGATGCAGAGCAAGGCGGTAATGTGTTTTCATCAATAGGAAATGATGGTTACTTTAAATATGGAATGACTTATTCCACAGGATTATCAGATAAAGGTTTTGCAGCTACTGTTAGTGCCTCACAGATTTCAGGTGATGGTTATGTAGATGGCACAGAGTTTTCTGGTTATAATTATTTTATAAGTTTGGCTCAGCAGTTAAACGATGCTCACAGATTGACTTTTACAGCTTTTGGAGCACAACAGGAGCACGGACAACGTTTTAACCGCTCAACTATTGCAGAATTACAGCAAACCGATTCTGGCCCACAAAAAGCAAACAAAGATTGGGGGATAAAAAATGGTGAGGTTTACCACCAGTCCTTCAACTTTTACCATAAACCGCAAATATCTTTAAACCACTTATGGAATATCGATGATAGTTCGGTATTATCTACTGCCTTATATGCTTCGTTTGGTTCTGGTGGCGGGCGTAGAGATGAGGGCTCTAAAATAGGTTCTGGTGAATACAGATTAGGGCCAACAGGATTACAGCCTATCGATTTTGATAGAATTATGGAAGAGAATAGAGCCAATGGTGTAGAGGGATCTACCGATATTATTTCTTCTTCAAGAAACTCGCACGAGTGGTACGGGCTTTTATCTACTTACAAGAATACCATTAACGATAAATTAGTAATATCTGGTGGACTAGATGCCCGCTATTACATTGGTTCGCATTGGTACGAAGTTGATGATTTACTTGGAGGTCAATTCTTTTTAGATAACGAGTCTGATACATTTGCCTTTGGAAAGCCTTTAACAGTTGGAGATAGATACAACAAAGATTACGACGGGATTGTGTTGAGGTCTGGTTTGTTTGGGCAAGCAGAGTATCAAATAAACGATTCTTTCAATGTGTTTATGGCTGCCGATATTTCTAATACAAACTATCAGCAAAAAGAATATATGAACAGCGAGATTGTTGGTAGCAGAGCTTCTGATAAGGTAAACTTTGTTGGTTTTGGCGTTAAAGGTGGTGGTAACTACAATATCGATATGAATCACAACGTGTTTGTTAATGTTGGGTATTTCTCTAAAGCACCTTTCTTAGATTCAGTATTTTTAGATGAAGACGGTATTGAGGCCAATGAAGAAGCTGTTAACGAAAAAGTATTCAGTGCAGAAATTGGTTATGGTTACAGAAGCGAAAAGTTAAGCGCTAATGTTAACATTTATCACACGAATTGGTTAGATAAGGCAGATGCCGGGTCTGTACCTGCAGCCAACAACGAAGTACTTTTTTATAACTTGTTAGGTATTGATGCCTTACATCAAGGTGTTGAGGTAGATTTTAGATATAAAGCTACAAACAAGTTAACAGTAACAGGTATGGCCTCTTTAGGTAACTGGAAATGGAAGAGCGATGTTACTTCTATAATTAGAGATCAAGCAGGAAACGAACTGGACGTTATTGAGGTTTATGCAGACGGCCTAAAAGTTGGTGATGCTGCACAAACCACTTTTGCTTTGGGTGCAGATTATAAATTAGCTCCAAAATCAAACGTTTATGTTGATTACAACTTTGCAGGAGATAACTATGCATCTTACGATGTAACTAACAGAGGAAGCGCTGATTTGCCAAACGTATGGAAGTTGCCAGATTTTGGTTTGTTTGATGTTGGTTTGCGTCACACATTTGATATGGGACCATTTGAAGCCACATTAAACGGAAAGATTAACAACGTATTTAATACAGAGTATATCTCTGATGCGAATGATATAGATGGAACTTCAACGGCTGCTCAAGTTTACTATGGTGCTGGCAGAACGTACAGCGTAGGATTAAGAGTTCAATTTTAA
- a CDS encoding endonuclease, whose protein sequence is MKKIVVMFWVMVFAACSSSSNDDTPIPEPKPNEVPVAVNDAATTTEDKKVDIKGILGNDTVVDNARISSFDATSTQGGTIEDNRDGSYAYTPPEGFVGEDSFTYTLCDRDDEPDCSTATVTITVTDEGNPVAVNDNVMALYNSTRQIMGLTENDDTIDDAKITSVDGTSSSGTVVLNTDGTVSYTPQTDFLGDDTFTYTICDDDSPEPSCSTATVTVTVIQAINFNIPAQLQEYYEGVIFSEDKDLTFKELESLTVTKHTTILSYSQRHNYLYNADADLGNSDNVILMYSGESRYWQEYTSGNNSYTPQTFNTEHIYPQSMLASDDAVTDLHHLRSCDADVNSLRLNYPFADGNGAYQLIGETWYPGDQWKGDVARMVLYLNIRYGETFDKVGGIELFLKWNAEDPVSPFEEQRNDVIYAAQGNRNPFVDNPYLVNLVWGGVEAENKWL, encoded by the coding sequence ATGAAAAAAATAGTAGTAATGTTCTGGGTAATGGTTTTTGCCGCTTGCAGTAGCTCAAGTAATGACGATACGCCAATTCCGGAACCAAAACCCAACGAGGTGCCAGTTGCGGTTAACGATGCTGCAACAACTACCGAAGATAAAAAAGTTGATATAAAAGGGATTTTAGGTAACGATACCGTGGTAGACAATGCCCGTATATCCTCATTTGATGCTACAAGTACGCAAGGAGGAACTATTGAGGATAACCGTGACGGTTCGTATGCTTATACACCACCAGAAGGGTTTGTGGGCGAAGACTCATTTACATATACGCTATGCGACCGTGATGATGAACCAGATTGTTCTACCGCTACGGTAACCATCACTGTAACCGACGAGGGAAATCCAGTGGCAGTGAATGATAATGTAATGGCGCTCTACAATAGTACCAGACAAATAATGGGTTTAACCGAAAACGACGATACTATTGACGATGCAAAAATTACTTCCGTAGACGGAACATCATCTTCCGGAACAGTGGTTTTAAATACCGATGGCACGGTAAGCTATACCCCGCAAACGGATTTTTTAGGCGACGATACCTTTACTTACACCATTTGTGATGACGATAGTCCTGAGCCATCTTGCTCCACCGCTACCGTAACGGTAACTGTAATCCAAGCCATTAATTTCAATATTCCTGCGCAGTTGCAGGAGTATTACGAAGGCGTGATTTTTTCAGAAGACAAAGATTTAACTTTTAAAGAATTAGAAAGTCTCACTGTTACAAAGCATACCACTATTTTGTCGTATTCACAGCGTCATAATTATTTATATAATGCCGATGCCGATTTGGGTAATTCAGACAATGTTATTTTAATGTACTCTGGTGAAAGTAGATATTGGCAAGAATACACTTCGGGCAACAATTCGTACACCCCGCAAACTTTTAATACCGAGCATATTTATCCGCAATCGATGTTAGCATCAGATGATGCTGTTACCGACCTGCATCATTTGCGGTCGTGCGATGCCGACGTGAATAGCCTAAGGTTAAACTATCCGTTTGCAGATGGGAATGGTGCTTATCAGTTAATAGGTGAGACATGGTACCCCGGAGACCAATGGAAAGGAGATGTGGCCAGAATGGTACTCTATTTAAATATTCGTTATGGTGAAACGTTTGATAAAGTAGGAGGGATAGAACTGTTTTTAAAATGGAATGCTGAAGATCCCGTTTCTCCTTTTGAAGAACAACGAAATGATGTGATTTACGCCGCTCAAGGAAACAGAAATCCTTTTGTAGACAACCCTTACCTGGTCAATTTGGTTTGGGGCGGTGTTGAAGCCGAAAATAAATGGCTTTAA
- a CDS encoding endonuclease/exonuclease/phosphatase family protein yields MKNTRFRLIKISLLVTFIGFFTNIYTQEKKYKIHTVAFYNLENLFDTINNPKKFDEYSPIMELKTNKQNAYQQKIKNMARVLADIGRDVTGNAPSIIGVCEVENKTVLEDLVNDSLLVGNDYGIIHFDAPDIRGIDVALLYQKKAFTPTHTSTHELKLYDNDTQKRDYTRDQLLVSGLLEGEQIHIIVNHWPSRRGGEAKSEYKRMAAAKLNKYLIDSLQVIDPYAKILSMGDLNDNPNNKSIKSVLKAKNKPSKVGLKGIYNPYMDFYKNGLGTTAYRDNWSLFDQIMLTKPFLEKDYSTLRLYKASIFNKNYLIQNDGPYKGYPFRSWSDGGFSNGFSDHFPVYVFLIKEQ; encoded by the coding sequence ATGAAAAACACTCGATTTAGATTAATAAAAATCAGCCTTTTAGTGACGTTTATAGGTTTCTTCACCAATATTTACACGCAAGAAAAAAAATATAAAATCCATACGGTAGCTTTTTACAATCTGGAAAATTTGTTCGACACCATTAACAATCCCAAAAAGTTTGACGAGTACAGCCCCATAATGGAGTTAAAAACGAACAAACAGAACGCTTATCAGCAAAAAATTAAGAATATGGCCCGAGTGTTGGCAGACATTGGCCGCGATGTTACTGGGAATGCCCCCAGTATTATCGGGGTTTGCGAAGTGGAAAACAAAACGGTTTTGGAGGATTTGGTAAACGACTCCCTTTTGGTTGGTAACGATTACGGCATCATCCATTTTGATGCGCCCGATATCCGAGGAATTGATGTGGCTTTATTGTACCAAAAAAAGGCTTTTACGCCAACACATACCAGCACGCATGAACTGAAACTTTATGACAACGACACTCAAAAAAGGGACTATACCCGCGACCAACTTTTGGTGAGCGGCTTGTTGGAAGGTGAGCAAATTCACATTATAGTAAACCACTGGCCATCTCGGCGAGGTGGTGAGGCTAAAAGTGAGTATAAACGTATGGCTGCAGCTAAACTGAACAAATATCTAATCGATTCGCTACAAGTGATTGACCCTTATGCCAAAATTTTATCGATGGGCGATTTGAACGACAACCCCAACAACAAAAGCATAAAAAGCGTTTTAAAAGCGAAAAACAAACCCAGTAAAGTGGGTTTAAAAGGAATTTACAATCCGTATATGGATTTTTATAAAAACGGATTGGGCACTACAGCATATCGTGACAACTGGAGCTTGTTCGACCAAATTATGTTGACTAAACCCTTTCTGGAAAAAGACTACTCGACCTTGAGACTATATAAAGCCAGCATTTTCAACAAAAATTATTTAATTCAGAATGATGGCCCATACAAGGGCTACCCCTTTAGAAGTTGGAGCGATGGCGGTTTTAGCAATGGCTTTAGCGACCATTTTCCGGTTTATGTGTTTCTGATAAAGGAGCAATAA
- a CDS encoding TonB-dependent receptor, translated as MNRTLLFFLFSLFSIPVFSQQTLIKGSVKDALSYEAIEGVTVTIEEIEQFVLTNVLGEFIFQDNVPLGEQVLRISKTGYLTNRYPIVVNEGETVNISDMILERNTAYAADLFTITLSDDELNDDTSGADNISGLLASSLDVFQRTAAFEFSSSFFRMRGLDSNNGTLLINGIEMNKTYNGRPQWSNWGGINDVLRNQELALGLMPSSYTFGGVLGATNINVRASQARPGGRITYSSSNRSYTNRLMATYASGMLKNNWAYTVSLGRRWGNEGYQDGTLYSANSFFASAEKKINNSHSLNFTAIYTPNRRGKSSPNTQEIYNLKSIKYNEYWGWQNGEKRNSRIKDINEPIVMLNYYWKVNPKTNLNTNVAYQFGKMGNSRLDYNGTDLVDGFPQGGGANPSPAYYQKLPSYFERNFPNDLQFAYGALKAFQNDGQIDWSSMYEANITNSQNGRNAIYALYEDRVDDKQFTINSILTKNISDHIIFNAGVNYKNLKSENFAEVLDLLGASTYLDIDGFATEINESQNDLQNPNRLVSEGEKFKYHYNIFANEINAFAQAQFTYKKIDFYGALSLKNTQYQREGLYKNGGFPDSSFGKGEKQNFTGFGAKGGFTYKLSGKHVFNVNTGYLSRPPSIQNTFSNSRENHNVVPNISEEKIMSVDGSYIFRSPIVKAKLTGYFTKISDASEISFYFADGIGGDNAVFVQEILQGIEKEHFGTELGVEAQVTSTIKLKGAAAVGQFTYDNNPNLYLSTEPDDEALEAGFVDGFKDFETSNLKNYRLASGPQNAYSVGFEYRDPDYWWFGATANFFSNTFIDVSPLTRSSNFNTDFDGNAFNDYDEALAKELLKQERFDDYMVMNLVGGKSWKIGQYYVGLFASVNNLLDEIYKTGGFEQGRNANYRELRDDKALATPVFGPKYWYGRGTTYFLNLNFRF; from the coding sequence ATGAATAGAACATTACTTTTTTTCCTGTTTAGCCTGTTCTCAATCCCTGTTTTTTCACAGCAAACATTAATTAAAGGTAGTGTTAAAGATGCACTTTCGTATGAGGCAATTGAAGGCGTTACCGTTACCATTGAGGAGATCGAACAGTTCGTTCTCACAAATGTTTTGGGCGAATTTATATTTCAAGACAATGTGCCTTTGGGCGAGCAGGTATTGCGTATTTCCAAAACAGGCTATCTCACCAATCGCTATCCCATTGTGGTGAATGAAGGCGAAACCGTGAATATTTCCGATATGATTTTGGAACGGAACACGGCCTACGCAGCCGATTTGTTCACCATAACATTGTCAGACGACGAACTGAATGACGATACCAGCGGCGCCGATAATATCTCAGGGCTTCTGGCTTCTTCGCTCGATGTCTTCCAACGTACCGCAGCATTTGAGTTTAGTTCGTCGTTTTTCAGAATGCGCGGACTTGATTCCAACAACGGTACACTGCTTATCAACGGCATTGAAATGAACAAAACCTACAACGGCCGTCCGCAATGGAGCAATTGGGGCGGCATCAACGATGTGCTCCGCAATCAGGAATTGGCATTGGGACTCATGCCTTCAAGCTATACCTTTGGCGGTGTTTTGGGGGCGACAAACATCAATGTTCGGGCATCGCAGGCACGACCGGGCGGGCGCATCACCTATTCCTCTTCCAATCGCAGTTACACCAACCGCCTTATGGCTACTTACGCTTCAGGCATGCTCAAAAACAATTGGGCTTACACCGTGTCGTTGGGTCGGCGCTGGGGCAACGAAGGCTATCAGGATGGCACGCTGTATAGTGCCAATTCTTTTTTCGCTTCCGCGGAAAAGAAAATCAACAACAGCCACAGTTTGAACTTCACGGCCATTTACACCCCAAACCGACGCGGAAAATCATCGCCCAACACCCAAGAAATTTACAATTTAAAAAGTATAAAATACAACGAATATTGGGGCTGGCAGAATGGAGAAAAACGGAATTCGCGAATCAAGGACATCAACGAACCGATTGTGATGCTGAACTACTATTGGAAGGTGAATCCGAAAACGAATTTAAATACCAATGTAGCCTATCAATTCGGAAAAATGGGTAATAGTCGGCTAGATTACAACGGCACCGATTTGGTGGATGGTTTTCCGCAGGGTGGCGGTGCCAACCCGAGCCCAGCCTATTATCAAAAATTGCCTAGCTATTTCGAACGTAATTTCCCGAACGATTTACAGTTTGCCTACGGCGCATTGAAGGCGTTTCAAAATGACGGGCAAATTGATTGGAGCAGCATGTACGAAGCGAACATCACTAACAGTCAAAATGGAAGAAACGCCATTTATGCGTTGTACGAAGACCGCGTGGACGACAAACAATTCACAATCAATTCTATTTTAACAAAAAATATTAGCGACCACATCATTTTCAATGCTGGAGTGAATTATAAAAACTTAAAATCTGAAAATTTCGCCGAGGTTTTAGATTTGTTGGGGGCTTCAACATATCTCGATATTGATGGTTTTGCCACTGAAATTAATGAATCCCAAAACGATTTGCAAAACCCCAACCGACTGGTTTCCGAAGGCGAAAAATTCAAATACCATTACAACATTTTCGCTAACGAAATTAATGCCTTTGCACAAGCACAATTCACTTATAAAAAAATTGATTTTTATGGTGCGTTAAGTTTAAAAAATACGCAGTACCAGCGCGAAGGGCTTTACAAAAATGGCGGTTTCCCCGATAGTTCCTTTGGAAAAGGGGAAAAACAAAATTTTACAGGGTTTGGTGCAAAAGGCGGATTTACGTATAAACTTTCGGGAAAGCATGTGTTCAATGTTAATACCGGGTATTTGTCGCGACCGCCATCCATTCAAAATACCTTTTCAAATTCCCGTGAAAACCATAACGTAGTACCCAATATTTCCGAAGAAAAAATCATGTCGGTTGACGGCAGTTACATCTTCCGTTCCCCAATTGTAAAAGCCAAACTCACGGGCTATTTCACCAAAATTTCAGATGCCAGTGAAATATCCTTCTATTTTGCAGATGGTATTGGAGGCGATAATGCCGTGTTTGTACAAGAGATTTTGCAGGGCATCGAGAAAGAACATTTCGGAACGGAATTGGGTGTTGAAGCTCAAGTCACTTCAACCATAAAACTGAAAGGCGCGGCAGCCGTTGGGCAGTTTACTTATGATAACAACCCGAATTTATACCTCTCGACCGAGCCGGACGACGAAGCTCTCGAAGCGGGTTTTGTGGATGGCTTTAAAGATTTCGAAACATCGAACTTAAAGAATTACCGACTCGCATCGGGGCCGCAAAATGCCTATTCGGTGGGTTTTGAGTACCGCGACCCCGATTATTGGTGGTTTGGAGCTACCGCTAATTTTTTCAGTAATACCTTTATTGACGTGAGTCCGTTAACGCGTTCGTCCAATTTCAATACCGATTTTGATGGCAATGCATTTAACGATTACGACGAAGCATTAGCAAAGGAACTACTGAAACAAGAGCGTTTTGATGATTATATGGTGATGAATTTGGTGGGCGGCAAATCGTGGAAAATCGGGCAATATTATGTAGGCCTTTTTGCCAGTGTGAACAATCTTTTGGATGAAATTTATAAAACAGGTGGTTTTGAGCAAGGCAGAAACGCCAATTACCGTGAGTTGCGCGACGATAAAGCCTTGGCTACTCCCGTTTTCGGACCCAAATATTGGTATGGTCGCGGCACGACCTATTTTTTGAATTTGAACTTTAGGTTTTAG
- a CDS encoding DUF5689 domain-containing protein translates to MTKIKSILELFAILLLLASCVQDDDFGLPDISITEPEIPQTQITTFKAIKSLYEQAVNNGNSLAVIDDETDLYIEGYVVSSDKAGNFFEELIIQNKVDGSSPDNDPRLGFRVSINVSSLSDTYQFGQKIYVKLNGLAIGEENGVITIGKEDGVNVSQIQAAEYKNIILRSNDIAEIIPKTVGLAHLSSSDLNTLIQLDNMQLNRFEMGATFASESFDEFDGFRLLESCESGISIRMQTSTFADFKSLIVPQGKGSIAGIFSRDFGDDFNVLILNSSADINFESAERCDPMELTCGIASTLGTNNLFYEDFEPQRNNRPIEIEGWTNYIEAGTEAWEGYSSNSSNASLGRSARFQSASSGDVSNIGWLITPAIDLVAYQGVTVRFKTSNSLADSSYMEVLYSQDWDGNEATITLATWGVLADAYVVKDTDSFAEWFNSGTVDLSCASGPIYIAFKYTGSGQDSFDGVYELDEISVDYVE, encoded by the coding sequence ATGACAAAAATAAAATCAATTTTAGAGCTATTTGCAATTTTACTGCTTTTGGCATCCTGTGTTCAGGACGACGATTTTGGTTTGCCCGATATTTCAATTACTGAACCCGAAATTCCGCAAACGCAAATCACCACGTTTAAGGCTATAAAATCACTGTACGAGCAGGCGGTGAACAACGGCAATAGTTTGGCCGTTATCGATGACGAAACCGATTTGTATATTGAAGGCTATGTGGTATCGTCTGATAAAGCGGGGAACTTTTTCGAAGAGCTCATCATTCAAAATAAAGTCGATGGGAGCAGTCCCGATAACGACCCACGATTGGGATTTCGGGTAAGTATCAATGTGAGTAGCCTGTCGGATACCTATCAATTCGGGCAAAAAATATATGTAAAACTAAACGGATTGGCCATTGGTGAGGAAAATGGTGTGATAACCATAGGTAAGGAAGATGGGGTTAATGTGTCGCAAATTCAGGCAGCCGAGTATAAAAACATCATTTTAAGAAGTAACGATATTGCTGAAATTATCCCAAAAACCGTTGGGTTGGCCCATTTGAGCAGTTCCGATTTAAACACCCTAATCCAATTGGATAATATGCAACTCAATCGGTTTGAAATGGGAGCCACTTTTGCAAGTGAATCGTTCGATGAATTTGATGGTTTCCGGCTGTTGGAAAGTTGCGAATCGGGCATTTCCATTAGGATGCAAACCAGCACCTTTGCCGATTTCAAGTCTTTAATTGTGCCGCAAGGTAAAGGAAGTATTGCCGGAATTTTTAGTCGTGATTTTGGAGATGATTTTAATGTGTTGATTTTAAACAGTTCGGCCGATATCAATTTTGAAAGCGCAGAGCGTTGCGACCCCATGGAACTCACTTGTGGTATTGCTTCCACTTTAGGGACAAACAATTTGTTTTATGAGGATTTTGAGCCGCAACGCAACAACCGTCCCATAGAAATTGAGGGTTGGACCAACTATATTGAAGCGGGCACCGAGGCCTGGGAGGGGTATTCATCAAATTCGTCCAATGCCTCTTTGGGGCGCTCGGCGCGGTTTCAATCAGCCAGTTCGGGCGATGTGAGCAATATCGGTTGGCTCATTACCCCGGCCATTGATTTAGTTGCCTACCAAGGAGTAACCGTTAGGTTTAAAACCTCAAACAGTTTGGCCGATAGCAGTTATATGGAAGTGCTCTATTCGCAAGATTGGGATGGCAACGAAGCCACAATAACATTGGCCACTTGGGGAGTACTGGCAGATGCTTATGTGGTGAAAGATACCGATAGTTTTGCCGAATGGTTCAATTCCGGAACGGTAGATTTATCCTGCGCCTCAGGACCCATTTACATCGCCTTTAAATACACGGGCAGCGGACAAGATAGTTTTGATGGTGTTTACGAACTTGACGAAATTAGTGTAGATTATGTAGAATGA